One Thermodesulfobacteriota bacterium genomic region harbors:
- the cofG gene encoding 7,8-didemethyl-8-hydroxy-5-deazariboflavin synthase CofG, with translation MMNTYVSETEGLLGSGRLRGAFGSFGISPNPLKIPSPRLEKIIDKAVYGETIDKEDALFLLELDSQEFPFLLYAASRVREKGKGNTITFSKNVFVPLTRLCRDHCGYCTFKIEPEEGELFIPPEEVLDTAREGARLGCTELLFVTGDKPELKYPVYRDALSKIGYKTTAEYLVAMSEAGLKENIFPHTNMGVANRDELAALKEWNASQGLMLETISTRLLKKGEAHYRSPDKVPKLRIRTTEYAGELRIPWTSGILVGIGETHEERVDSLIAIKKLSDEYGHIQEIIIQNFSPKPGILMERHLSPEFLDMLKTVAIARLLFGERMNVQIPPNLNSRTFSLFIFAGANDLGGVSPITIDYVNPEAPWPQVERMEKELKELGFILKERLPVYPEFIGEEFLSNSVLERVNGFVDDYGYVSPANSSKTQGEENGRA, from the coding sequence ATGATGAATACCTATGTAAGTGAGACGGAAGGCTTACTTGGCTCAGGCAGGTTAAGAGGAGCGTTCGGCTCATTCGGCATTTCGCCGAACCCGTTAAAGATTCCGTCCCCGCGGCTGGAAAAAATAATAGATAAAGCCGTTTATGGCGAGACAATAGACAAAGAAGACGCCCTTTTTCTCCTGGAACTGGATAGCCAGGAATTCCCCTTCTTGCTCTATGCTGCATCCCGGGTCAGGGAAAAGGGTAAAGGGAATACTATAACCTTCTCCAAAAACGTGTTTGTTCCCCTTACCCGGCTCTGCCGCGACCACTGCGGCTATTGCACCTTCAAGATTGAACCGGAAGAGGGTGAACTATTCATACCTCCGGAGGAGGTCCTTGACACTGCCAGGGAAGGAGCTAGGCTCGGATGCACCGAGCTTCTCTTCGTGACCGGCGACAAGCCGGAGCTTAAATACCCGGTTTATCGCGACGCCCTATCTAAAATAGGATATAAAACCACTGCCGAATACCTGGTAGCGATGTCCGAGGCCGGTCTCAAGGAAAATATATTTCCCCATACGAATATGGGTGTGGCAAATAGGGACGAATTGGCCGCACTCAAAGAATGGAATGCAAGCCAGGGACTGATGCTCGAAACAATAAGCACCAGGCTTCTCAAGAAGGGCGAAGCACACTACCGTTCGCCGGATAAGGTGCCCAAGCTTAGAATCAGGACAACCGAATATGCAGGCGAGTTGAGGATTCCCTGGACCTCCGGGATACTGGTGGGCATAGGGGAAACGCATGAAGAGAGGGTGGATTCGTTAATCGCTATAAAGAAACTTTCGGATGAATACGGCCATATTCAGGAGATAATTATTCAGAACTTCAGCCCTAAGCCAGGAATATTGATGGAAAGACATCTCTCCCCGGAATTCCTGGATATGCTCAAAACCGTGGCCATTGCCCGGCTTTTATTCGGGGAAAGAATGAATGTACAGATTCCCCCCAATTTAAATTCAAGGACCTTTTCTCTTTTTATTTTTGCCGGGGCTAACGACCTGGGTGGAGTTTCACCTATCACAATCGATTACGTTAACCCGGAGGCTCCCTGGCCCCAGGTAGAGAGGATGGAGAAGGAGCTTAAGGAGCTTGGTTTTATCCTGAAAGAAAGGTTACCGGTATATCCGGAATTTATTGGGGAGGAATTCCTGAGTAACAGTGTTTTGGAGCGGGTGAACGGTTTTGTGGATGATTACGGCTACGTATCCCCGGCCAATTCATCTAAGACCCAAGGAGAGGAAAATGGAAGAGCTTAA
- the cofH gene encoding 5-amino-6-(D-ribitylamino)uracil--L-tyrosine 4-hydroxyphenyl transferase CofH, with amino-acid sequence MEELKEIVDKIEENRSLGLDSLLSRVNGRTAQIVNKALVGQEVSVEEGEHLFNMQDADEISLLAIAADEIRKEDVGDVITYVINRNINFTNICDVWCGFCNFMAPEGDERAYFLTMEEIAQKTIEARENGATEVCMQGGMHPDIDGKFYIELIKTVKKAVPDMHTHCFSPFEIYYGAKTLNVTEEDFIEMLKDVGHNTFPGTAAEVLDEEVRKVIAPRKITTYDWIRIVKKAHKAGMRTTSTIMYGHLDKPHHWAKHIGILRDIQKETGGFTEFVPLRFIPWNTRLFRKSKGKVMAGPTDLEQLKMYGVSRLMLRGWINNIQVSWVKQGPEFAQFSLTAGANDFGGTLMEEHISRAAGANHGQYFPPEEFRRLTREIGRIPAQRTTTYDTVMTFSKEGED; translated from the coding sequence ATGGAAGAGCTTAAGGAGATAGTGGACAAAATAGAAGAAAATAGAAGTCTCGGTCTTGATTCCCTTCTGTCGAGAGTGAACGGGAGAACGGCTCAGATAGTTAACAAGGCCCTGGTGGGACAGGAGGTTTCTGTAGAAGAAGGTGAGCATCTTTTCAACATGCAGGATGCGGACGAGATTTCCCTTCTAGCCATCGCCGCCGATGAAATCAGGAAAGAGGATGTTGGAGACGTCATAACTTATGTCATAAACCGCAATATTAATTTCACCAATATTTGCGATGTCTGGTGTGGTTTTTGCAATTTTATGGCTCCGGAAGGGGATGAACGGGCCTATTTCCTGACCATGGAGGAGATTGCCCAAAAAACGATAGAAGCCAGAGAAAACGGAGCAACCGAGGTTTGCATGCAGGGAGGCATGCACCCGGATATAGACGGGAAATTCTACATAGAACTCATAAAAACAGTGAAAAAGGCCGTGCCGGACATGCACACACACTGCTTCTCCCCGTTCGAGATATATTACGGGGCAAAGACCCTTAACGTGACCGAAGAAGACTTCATCGAGATGCTCAAGGATGTCGGCCACAATACCTTCCCGGGCACTGCCGCTGAGGTCCTGGACGAGGAGGTGAGGAAGGTAATAGCGCCAAGAAAGATTACCACCTATGACTGGATTAGAATCGTCAAAAAAGCACACAAGGCCGGTATGAGGACAACCTCGACCATAATGTATGGCCATCTAGATAAGCCCCACCACTGGGCCAAACACATAGGGATACTCAGGGATATTCAGAAAGAGACCGGGGGATTTACCGAGTTTGTTCCGCTAAGGTTCATTCCCTGGAACACCAGGCTTTTTAGAAAATCCAAGGGTAAGGTAATGGCCGGTCCTACTGACCTTGAGCAGTTGAAGATGTACGGGGTATCCAGGCTTATGCTTCGCGGATGGATAAACAACATCCAGGTATCATGGGTGAAACAGGGGCCGGAGTTCGCTCAGTTCTCTTTAACCGCCGGGGCCAACGATTTCGGCGGCACCTTGATGGAAGAGCATATCTCCCGCGCTGCCGGGGCAAATCATGGCCAGTATTTTCCGCCCGAGGAATTCCGCCGCCTTACCAGGGAGATCGGACGCATACCGGCTCAGAGAACCACCACGTATGACACGGTCATGACGTTCAGCAAAGAAGGAGAGGATTGA
- a CDS encoding type II toxin-antitoxin system HicB family antitoxin, whose product MARRKKSPKLIDFKVLIEPDETGGYVVSCPSLSGCFSQGDTLEEALENIKEAIELCLEDMKKHGEPIPATSHLLVGSVTVAI is encoded by the coding sequence ATGGCAAGACGAAAGAAATCACCTAAGCTTATAGATTTTAAGGTACTTATAGAACCCGATGAAACAGGTGGATATGTGGTATCTTGCCCGTCTTTATCCGGTTGTTTTAGCCAGGGCGATACACTGGAAGAAGCGCTTGAGAATATAAAAGAGGCTATTGAGCTTTGCCTTGAAGATATGAAAAAGCATGGTGAGCCCATACCGGCTACATCCCATTTACTGGTTGGTAGTGTCACAGTAGCTATATGA
- a CDS encoding glycosyl transferase, which translates to MGDFHQAEVISTLHRLKKDNVEKLEEELKEDSELRPIALVLPCLYSELQGQALKNILEDLKNVDYLSEIVITLGRASEAEFKHAKDFFSILPHKVKIIWDDGEGVRSLFRLLEGNGLYTGEPGKGRAAWIAYGYVLAEESSEVIVLHDCDIITYSRELLARLCYPVANSNLDFEFCKGYYSRVTDRMYGRVTRLFITPIVRALKKIVGHLPFLVYLDSFRYPLAGEFSMKADLARVNRIPSDWGLEVGMLAEVFRNVSPKRICQVDLCDNYEHKHQSLSTDDPQGGLLKMCIDISKSLFRTLAAEGVVFSEGFFNTLVVTYLRTAQDAIKVYSDDAAINSLYFDRHEEAVAVETFVKGIRIASKSFFEDPLGAPLIPNWNRVTSAIPDFLDQLKQVVDEDNAQ; encoded by the coding sequence ATGGGTGATTTTCACCAGGCCGAAGTTATTTCCACATTACACAGGCTGAAGAAGGATAACGTCGAAAAATTAGAAGAAGAGTTGAAGGAGGATTCTGAACTCCGTCCGATTGCGCTTGTTCTTCCGTGTCTTTATTCGGAGTTACAGGGGCAGGCTTTAAAAAACATCTTAGAGGATTTGAAGAATGTAGATTATCTTAGTGAAATAGTGATAACCCTAGGAAGGGCGAGCGAGGCGGAGTTCAAGCATGCTAAGGATTTTTTCTCCATCCTTCCTCATAAGGTGAAAATAATATGGGATGACGGCGAAGGGGTACGCTCTCTTTTCCGACTATTAGAGGGAAACGGGCTTTACACCGGTGAACCGGGAAAGGGAAGGGCAGCCTGGATCGCTTATGGATATGTGCTGGCGGAAGAATCCAGTGAGGTCATAGTACTACATGACTGTGACATTATTACCTACAGTAGAGAACTCCTGGCCAGGTTGTGTTATCCGGTTGCAAACTCGAACCTGGATTTTGAATTTTGTAAAGGCTACTATTCAAGGGTAACCGACCGAATGTACGGCCGGGTAACCAGACTCTTTATCACACCGATCGTAAGAGCGTTAAAGAAAATCGTGGGGCACCTCCCATTTCTGGTGTATTTGGACAGCTTCAGATATCCGCTTGCCGGCGAATTCTCGATGAAAGCGGACCTGGCCAGGGTAAACCGTATCCCTTCCGATTGGGGATTGGAAGTGGGGATGCTCGCCGAGGTTTTCAGGAATGTTTCCCCGAAGCGCATATGTCAGGTCGATCTTTGTGACAACTACGAGCATAAACACCAGAGTTTGTCCACCGATGACCCCCAGGGCGGGCTTCTAAAGATGTGCATAGATATATCAAAATCACTTTTCAGGACGCTAGCTGCGGAGGGAGTAGTTTTCTCCGAGGGATTTTTTAACACCTTGGTTGTAACCTATCTGAGAACGGCACAGGATGCTATAAAGGTGTATAGCGACGATGCGGCGATAAACAGCCTCTATTTTGATAGACACGAAGAAGCAGTTGCCGTAGAGACCTTCGTTAAAGGAATAAGGATAGCTAGCAAGAGTTTCTTCGAAGATCCGCTTGGTGCGCCGCTCATACCAAACTGGAACAGGGTAACTTCGGCAATACCCGATTTTCTCGATCAACTAAAACAGGTAGTAGATGAGGATAATGCCCAGTGA
- a CDS encoding 3'(2'),5'-bisphosphate nucleotidase → MGYELERSVAMEAVLKASRLCQSVRASLVSEETIAKKDKSPVTVADFGAQAVISLELRRAFPDDPIMAEEDAATLQTPQAKVIMEKVFEHVDAVIPGLGEDAVVSAIDYGSHAGGSQGRFWTIDPIDGTKGFLRGEQYAVALALIEDGRVILGALGCPNFPVDPNNPEGDKGCLFMAVKNQGAMMRSLGDSMETAIRVTQIDDPSIASFCESVESAHSSHSDAALISRMLGVTTPPIRIDSQCKYAALARGDASIYMRLPTSNDYVEKIWDHAAGWIIVKEAGGEVTDVYGKPLDFSLGRELRHNTGVLGTNGKLHPKVVDAVRRVLESKV, encoded by the coding sequence ATGGGGTATGAGTTAGAGCGTTCCGTAGCTATGGAGGCGGTGCTCAAGGCATCAAGGTTGTGTCAGTCGGTAAGGGCTTCGCTAGTGTCCGAGGAGACCATAGCCAAGAAGGACAAGTCCCCGGTCACCGTAGCCGATTTCGGTGCTCAGGCGGTAATAAGCCTAGAACTCAGGAGGGCTTTTCCTGACGACCCCATAATGGCGGAGGAAGACGCTGCTACCCTTCAAACGCCTCAGGCGAAGGTCATAATGGAGAAGGTTTTCGAGCATGTGGACGCGGTGATACCCGGTTTGGGGGAAGATGCGGTAGTGTCGGCAATTGACTACGGCAGTCATGCAGGCGGTTCACAGGGTCGATTTTGGACAATTGACCCTATTGACGGAACCAAAGGGTTTTTACGGGGAGAGCAATACGCGGTGGCCCTTGCCCTCATCGAAGACGGAAGGGTGATTCTCGGGGCGCTGGGATGCCCCAACTTTCCTGTAGACCCAAATAATCCGGAAGGGGATAAGGGTTGTCTGTTCATGGCCGTCAAGAATCAGGGAGCGATGATGCGTTCATTAGGTGATTCTATGGAAACTGCAATTAGGGTTACACAAATCGACGATCCCTCCATTGCTTCTTTTTGCGAGTCGGTAGAATCCGCTCACTCTTCTCATAGCGACGCGGCGCTCATCTCACGGATGCTCGGAGTCACTACTCCCCCGATTCGCATAGACAGCCAGTGCAAGTATGCCGCTTTGGCCCGGGGCGACGCATCTATTTACATGAGGCTTCCTACCAGCAATGACTACGTGGAAAAGATTTGGGACCATGCTGCCGGCTGGATTATAGTGAAGGAGGCTGGCGGAGAGGTTACGGATGTCTACGGTAAGCCGCTCGATTTTTCGTTGGGGCGAGAACTACGGCATAACACCGGTGTCCTGGGGACTAACGGCAAGCTTCACCCTAAGGTAGTGGATGCGGTCAGGCGGGTTTTGGAATCTAAGGTGTGA
- a CDS encoding Gfo/Idh/MocA family oxidoreductase: protein MLKFGIIGYDHPHILRYAPTIAGHKEVALNSIAAIGINRDLSKKDAERFKARYYEDLDEMLTKEEGLNAVYIGTEPSRHLEVVKKVAPRGIDILCDKPIATNLEEADEIISIAEDSDVKLMVPFNPPYQLGVIRMKEMIESGEFGNIYHLNATKYGKIPTVIKGLNTSWFLDQEKAGFGGFADIGIHAVFGLMWLVGRPAKKVYADIGRKVHTEIPVDDFGTVFIEFEGGIIGTISAGWVNPLGFPTHLDAKFEILGSKKAMIVDKPYHDFKIFDQEKTESVNWWRVDVDRLIDEFIMSIIEGREPAITGRDARAALEIIVAAYKSSEAGKEINLPI, encoded by the coding sequence ATGCTTAAGTTCGGAATAATAGGCTACGACCATCCGCACATCCTTCGTTATGCTCCCACCATCGCCGGTCACAAAGAAGTGGCACTAAACTCTATAGCGGCGATCGGAATAAACAGGGATTTATCCAAAAAAGATGCGGAAAGGTTTAAGGCCAGATACTATGAAGACTTAGACGAGATGCTTACCAAGGAAGAAGGATTAAACGCTGTTTATATCGGAACGGAACCATCGAGACACCTGGAGGTCGTCAAGAAAGTGGCGCCGAGGGGTATCGATATCCTGTGCGATAAGCCTATTGCCACAAATCTCGAAGAAGCAGATGAGATAATATCCATCGCCGAAGACAGCGATGTTAAGCTGATGGTCCCGTTCAACCCTCCCTATCAACTGGGCGTTATCCGGATGAAGGAGATGATAGAAAGCGGCGAGTTTGGAAATATATACCACCTGAACGCTACCAAGTATGGTAAAATTCCCACGGTAATAAAGGGGCTCAATACCTCTTGGTTCCTGGACCAAGAAAAGGCCGGGTTTGGTGGATTTGCCGACATCGGAATACATGCCGTCTTCGGGTTAATGTGGCTGGTTGGAAGACCGGCAAAGAAGGTTTATGCAGATATAGGAAGAAAGGTCCACACAGAAATTCCGGTAGACGATTTCGGCACCGTATTTATTGAGTTTGAGGGCGGAATCATCGGGACGATTTCCGCAGGCTGGGTAAATCCCCTGGGTTTTCCCACCCATCTAGATGCCAAGTTTGAGATACTGGGCTCAAAAAAGGCCATGATCGTAGATAAACCCTATCATGACTTCAAGATCTTCGACCAGGAAAAAACCGAATCGGTAAACTGGTGGAGGGTAGATGTGGATAGACTGATAGATGAATTCATAATGTCCATAATCGAAGGTAGGGAGCCGGCGATAACCGGAAGGGACGCACGTGCCGCACTGGAGATAATAGTCGCGGCTTATAAATCCTCCGAAGCAGGAAAAGAAATCAATCTTCCCATTTAA
- a CDS encoding type II toxin-antitoxin system HicA family toxin: protein MKTPIISAKEAIKVFEKIGYKVVRQKGSHIRMPNENNP, encoded by the coding sequence ATGAAGACTCCAATTATCTCTGCCAAAGAAGCAATTAAGGTATTTGAAAAAATCGGCTATAAGGTTGTTCGTCAAAAAGGCAGTCATATTCGGATGCCCAACGAGAATAATCCATAA
- a CDS encoding FAD-linked oxidase C-terminal domain-containing protein — protein MPTDSLRRDLEVTLKTKLDGEVRFDTISRFLYSTDASNYQIEPVGVVIPRTVEDVARTVETAARYNVPILPRGGGTSLAGQAVGHALVIDFSKYLNEVLELNPETGTVRVQPGIYLEQLNRYLKRHNLMFGPDPATARVATMGGVIGNNATGTHSILYGMAGDNLKAAQVVLSDSSTIGLNAIDEVSFSNKANTNSAEGRLYKNLLELRNRYAEAIKKDFPKHWRRASGYSLPYLLKSPFNPAQLLASSEGTLAVATEFTLNLVPRPLHTGLTLLQFTKLVSAMEAVPVILEKDPSAIELIDRMLISLTREHPGYSPMLSFVEGDPEAILAVEFYGQTEREVEQKTHDLVSYLNGRNVKCSSAYALSPEYQANVWGVRRAGLGLLMSKRDNYKPIPCIEDVSVPVENLSNYVANILDVIHRLGTKAAFYGHASAGCLHVRPLVNLKATQGVTLMKELTEQAFELALRYGGVMSGEHGDGLQRSYLNEKLFGPTLYQAMRELKTAFDRRGLLNPGKVVDAPMPDENLRYTTNYRAVEISTYLDWSKDKGFTQAVEMCNGQGLCRKIGEGIMCPSYMATRDEMDTTRGRANALRAVISGRLSKEALASDEMYKVYDLCLACKGCKRECPSGVDVAKMKTEFLAHYHSARGLTIRDRIFGYIHEISRISSHSASLANFILDNSLSPWLLSQMNIHPNRSFPRFAGETFTNWFYNRQPIKPRTAGGKVVYFHDTWTSFYYPEVGQAAVKLLEAAGFEVILVPNRACCGRPMLSKGMVEPARSRALRNVELLSTYARKGIPIIGTEPSCILTFRDEYPDLLPRDYDVRVVADSSFLLEEFLLDLHKKKRLNISWKSNSQSVFFHGHCHQRALIGSEPSLELLRLSGCSVRDSGAGCCGMAGSFGYEKEHYEISKRIGEDRLFPAIRQTSPETVIAVSGVSCRQQVEHFVGRRPKHIAEVLVGQLIGNTE, from the coding sequence ATGCCCACTGATTCCCTCCGCCGAGACCTCGAAGTCACTCTTAAAACGAAACTAGACGGTGAAGTCCGGTTTGATACCATCAGCCGGTTTCTCTACAGTACCGATGCCAGCAATTATCAGATTGAGCCTGTCGGTGTGGTCATTCCGAGAACAGTTGAGGACGTAGCAAGAACGGTAGAAACCGCTGCCCGGTACAATGTGCCTATACTTCCACGCGGCGGAGGAACGAGCCTTGCCGGTCAAGCCGTGGGTCATGCCTTGGTGATCGACTTTTCTAAGTATTTGAATGAGGTGCTGGAATTAAACCCGGAGACTGGCACAGTTCGAGTACAACCCGGTATATACCTGGAACAACTTAATCGATATCTGAAACGACACAACCTTATGTTTGGCCCGGACCCGGCAACCGCCAGAGTGGCAACTATGGGCGGTGTGATAGGAAATAACGCCACCGGCACGCACTCAATCCTATATGGAATGGCCGGAGATAATTTAAAAGCCGCTCAGGTTGTTCTCTCGGATAGCAGCACGATAGGGCTAAACGCTATAGACGAGGTTAGCTTTTCTAACAAAGCCAACACAAATTCTGCCGAAGGAAGGCTCTACAAGAATCTTCTTGAATTGCGTAACCGCTATGCCGAAGCCATCAAGAAAGATTTTCCCAAGCACTGGCGGCGGGCTTCTGGCTACAGCCTGCCTTACCTTCTCAAGAGTCCCTTCAACCCAGCTCAACTTCTTGCCAGCTCTGAAGGAACGCTAGCCGTAGCAACAGAGTTCACACTTAATTTGGTTCCTAGGCCCCTTCATACCGGGCTCACGCTTTTACAATTTACCAAACTGGTCTCGGCCATGGAGGCCGTGCCGGTTATCCTCGAAAAAGATCCTTCGGCGATAGAATTGATCGATCGGATGCTCATCAGCCTTACCAGAGAACACCCCGGATATTCCCCAATGCTCTCGTTTGTCGAAGGCGACCCCGAAGCTATCTTGGCCGTAGAGTTCTATGGTCAAACAGAAAGGGAAGTGGAACAAAAGACCCATGACTTGGTTTCTTATCTTAACGGCAGGAACGTCAAATGTTCCAGCGCATACGCCCTTTCTCCGGAATATCAGGCTAATGTATGGGGGGTAAGGAGGGCAGGATTAGGCTTACTGATGAGTAAACGAGACAATTATAAGCCCATTCCCTGCATCGAAGATGTGTCCGTGCCGGTTGAAAATTTATCAAACTATGTAGCTAATATACTTGATGTGATCCACAGGCTGGGAACCAAAGCGGCGTTCTATGGGCACGCCAGCGCCGGATGCCTTCATGTGAGACCGCTCGTCAACCTGAAAGCAACCCAGGGTGTAACGCTCATGAAGGAGCTAACAGAGCAGGCTTTCGAGCTAGCTCTACGGTATGGCGGTGTTATGAGCGGAGAGCACGGAGACGGTTTACAACGAAGCTATCTCAATGAGAAACTCTTCGGCCCTACACTTTATCAAGCAATGCGCGAGTTGAAAACCGCCTTTGACCGGCGCGGACTCCTCAATCCGGGCAAGGTTGTAGATGCTCCGATGCCGGATGAAAACCTGCGATACACCACAAACTACAGAGCAGTAGAAATTAGTACTTACCTGGATTGGTCCAAGGATAAAGGATTCACTCAGGCGGTAGAGATGTGTAACGGTCAAGGTCTCTGCAGGAAAATCGGAGAAGGCATAATGTGCCCATCATACATGGCCACACGCGATGAAATGGACACAACCAGGGGGCGAGCCAATGCGCTTAGGGCGGTTATCTCGGGAAGATTATCTAAAGAAGCATTAGCCAGCGATGAAATGTATAAGGTATATGACCTCTGTCTTGCCTGTAAAGGGTGTAAGAGGGAATGCCCCTCCGGCGTTGACGTAGCCAAGATGAAGACCGAGTTCTTGGCCCATTATCACTCGGCTCGCGGACTAACTATCCGCGACCGTATCTTCGGCTATATTCATGAAATAAGCCGCATTTCCTCTCATTCTGCATCGCTGGCCAACTTTATCTTAGATAACTCCCTATCACCCTGGTTACTTTCTCAGATGAATATTCATCCAAATCGTTCATTTCCTCGCTTTGCCGGTGAGACTTTTACTAATTGGTTCTACAATCGCCAGCCAATCAAACCCAGAACTGCTGGTGGAAAAGTAGTCTATTTTCACGACACCTGGACTAGCTTTTATTATCCGGAAGTCGGTCAAGCCGCGGTGAAGCTGCTCGAAGCCGCCGGATTTGAAGTAATATTAGTCCCCAACCGTGCGTGCTGCGGCCGCCCGATGCTCAGTAAAGGGATGGTCGAACCGGCACGCTCCCGTGCACTCAGAAATGTAGAGCTACTCTCTACCTACGCTCGCAAAGGCATACCAATCATCGGTACCGAGCCTAGCTGTATCCTCACCTTTCGGGATGAATACCCGGATTTATTACCTAGAGACTACGATGTCAGAGTTGTGGCGGATAGCTCATTTCTATTGGAAGAGTTTCTCCTCGATTTACATAAAAAAAAGCGGCTCAATATCTCTTGGAAATCCAATAGCCAATCGGTTTTCTTCCACGGACACTGTCATCAGAGGGCATTGATTGGCAGTGAACCCTCATTAGAGCTTCTCCGTCTCTCCGGCTGTTCGGTCAGGGATAGCGGCGCCGGTTGCTGCGGAATGGCCGGAAGCTTCGGCTATGAAAAGGAGCACTACGAAATCTCGAAGAGAATCGGAGAAGATCGCCTCTTCCCAGCTATTAGGCAGACATCTCCAGAAACGGTAATCGCCGTATCCGGTGTTTCCTGCCGCCAGCAGGTCGAGCACTTTGTAGGAAGACGACCCAAGCACATTGCAGAGGTTCTGGTAGGTCAACTCATCGGGAATACTGAATAA
- a CDS encoding HAD-IIB family hydrolase: MPSDFLVFTDLDGTLLDYSSYSFEAAIPALRLIGSKNIPLIICTSKTRAEIELYRSLLDNQAPFISENGGAIFIPDSYFPYDFDYDKEVDGYKIIELGTPHNTLIEVLNSIKKDAGVNLKGLSEMTIEELSEVSGLNKEEAGLARKREYDEPFITYGDEGDKERVKKEITRRGFRHTEGGIFQHIMGENDKGGAVKTLIDIFKVKFSGLKTIGIGDSLNDLPMLEAVDIPVLVQKPDGQYDPRIKLDNLILAEGVGPEGWNKVVLGLLE; the protein is encoded by the coding sequence ATGCCCAGTGATTTTCTGGTCTTCACCGATTTGGACGGGACGCTCCTTGATTACAGCTCTTATTCTTTTGAAGCGGCGATACCGGCGCTTCGACTTATCGGCTCAAAAAACATCCCTCTCATAATATGCACCAGCAAGACCAGGGCGGAAATAGAGCTTTATAGGAGTCTACTGGACAATCAAGCACCTTTCATCTCCGAAAACGGCGGGGCTATCTTTATTCCCGACTCATACTTTCCTTACGACTTCGACTATGACAAAGAGGTGGATGGCTACAAGATTATTGAACTTGGAACCCCTCATAACACATTGATCGAGGTTTTAAACTCGATAAAAAAAGACGCGGGAGTCAATCTCAAAGGTTTATCGGAGATGACTATTGAAGAACTTTCGGAGGTCTCCGGACTAAATAAGGAGGAGGCCGGGCTGGCTCGAAAGCGTGAATACGACGAGCCCTTCATCACATACGGAGATGAGGGGGATAAGGAGCGGGTGAAGAAAGAAATAACCAGAAGGGGGTTTAGGCATACGGAGGGTGGGATATTCCAACACATCATGGGTGAGAACGATAAAGGTGGGGCCGTTAAGACTCTCATCGATATTTTCAAGGTAAAGTTCTCCGGGCTAAAAACTATTGGTATAGGGGACAGCCTTAATGACCTCCCTATGCTTGAAGCGGTCGATATTCCTGTGCTCGTCCAGAAGCCCGACGGCCAATATGACCCAAGAATAAAATTGGATAATTTGATCCTTGCAGAAGGAGTGGGACCCGAAGGATGGAACAAGGTTGTTTTAGGTTTATTGGAATGA